A window of Fundidesulfovibrio soli contains these coding sequences:
- the fcl gene encoding GDP-L-fucose synthase, with protein sequence MSNERIFVAGHRGLVGSAVVRALEGRPGCETVTRTRAQLDLTDQAAVRRFMAEVRPHKIVLAAAKVGGIHANNTYPAEFIWQNSIIQCNVIDAAYREGVEKLVFLGSSCIYPKFAPQPMTEDCLLTSALEPTNEWYAVAKIAGIKMCQAYRRQYGFDAVSLMPTNLYGPGDNFDLENSHVLPALLRRFHEAARAGAGSVTVWGTGNVCREFLHVDDCARAIVYCMDNYSDERIVNVGTGQDVTIRQLAETVARVTGFAGRIEFDPTKPEGTPRKLLDVSRLKALGFSPSIGLEEGIAGTYRWFLDNIHTLRG encoded by the coding sequence GTGAGCAACGAGCGAATTTTTGTGGCGGGCCACCGGGGGCTGGTGGGCTCGGCCGTGGTGCGGGCCCTGGAGGGCCGCCCCGGCTGCGAGACCGTCACCCGCACCCGGGCGCAGCTCGACCTCACCGACCAGGCCGCAGTGCGCCGCTTCATGGCCGAGGTCAGGCCGCACAAGATCGTGCTGGCCGCGGCCAAGGTGGGCGGCATCCACGCCAACAACACCTATCCGGCCGAGTTCATCTGGCAGAACTCCATCATCCAGTGCAACGTCATCGACGCGGCCTACAGGGAGGGCGTGGAGAAGCTCGTGTTCCTGGGCTCCTCCTGCATCTACCCCAAGTTCGCGCCCCAGCCCATGACCGAGGACTGCCTGCTCACCAGCGCCCTGGAGCCCACCAACGAGTGGTACGCCGTGGCCAAGATCGCCGGCATCAAGATGTGCCAGGCCTACCGCCGCCAGTACGGCTTCGACGCCGTGAGCCTGATGCCCACCAACCTCTACGGGCCGGGCGACAACTTCGATCTTGAGAACTCCCACGTGCTCCCGGCGCTGCTGCGCCGCTTCCACGAGGCCGCGCGGGCCGGGGCCGGGAGCGTGACGGTGTGGGGCACGGGCAACGTCTGCCGCGAGTTCCTGCACGTGGACGACTGCGCCCGGGCCATCGTTTACTGCATGGACAACTACTCCGACGAGCGCATCGTCAACGTGGGCACCGGCCAGGACGTGACCATCCGCCAGCTGGCCGAGACCGTGGCGCGCGTCACGGGCTTCGCGGGCCGCATCGAGTTCGACCCCACCAAGCCCGAAGGCACCCCGCGCAAGCTGCTGGACGTGTCGCGCCTGAAGGCCCTGGGCTTCAGCCCCTCCATCGGGCTTGAGGAGGGCATCGCGGGCACCTACCGCTGGTTCCTCGACAACATCCACACCCTGCGCGGCTAG
- a CDS encoding Hpt domain-containing protein, with protein MGMTDAREDLAEAIREHFISALGLGESAARSLVGTSRVALRRSMTALGEAMNQGDRASTAFWAHNVKGNLLNTGLMELAGLALAIERAAEDASARLPMDTLDRLARELSRFLA; from the coding sequence ATGGGCATGACTGACGCCCGTGAGGATCTGGCCGAGGCCATCAGGGAGCACTTCATCAGCGCCCTGGGCCTGGGCGAGAGCGCGGCCCGCTCCCTGGTGGGGACCAGCCGGGTGGCGCTCAGGCGCTCCATGACCGCCCTTGGGGAGGCCATGAACCAGGGCGACCGCGCGAGCACGGCCTTCTGGGCCCACAACGTGAAGGGCAACCTGCTCAACACGGGCCTGATGGAGCTGGCCGGGCTGGCCCTGGCCATCGAGCGGGCGGCCGAGGATGCCTCCGCCAGGCTGCCCATGGACACACTGGACAGGCTCGCGCGCGAACTCTCCCGCTTTCTGGCCTGA
- the rpe gene encoding ribulose-phosphate 3-epimerase has protein sequence MILSPSLLSSDFGRLAEELAALEAAGLSWVHWDVMDGLFVPNITIGPLVIKSLRPVSKLFFDVHLMIERPERYLADFVSAGADLVCVHAESTHHLERAVAEIARLGAKPAVALNPATPLSAVEYLLPQLSMVLVMSVNPGFGGQSFIGFCMEKIRSLRAMIDAQGAETLIQVDGGVTLENCAEIVRAGADVLVSGSAFFGFPPYAERFAAFNRAVEAGR, from the coding sequence ATGATCCTCTCCCCTTCGCTGCTCTCGTCCGACTTCGGCCGCCTGGCCGAGGAGTTGGCAGCCCTGGAGGCCGCGGGCCTTTCCTGGGTGCACTGGGACGTGATGGACGGGCTGTTCGTGCCCAACATCACCATCGGTCCGCTGGTGATCAAGAGCCTGCGCCCGGTGTCCAAGCTGTTCTTCGACGTGCACCTGATGATCGAGCGCCCGGAGCGCTACCTGGCGGACTTCGTCTCCGCCGGGGCGGACCTGGTCTGCGTGCACGCCGAGAGCACGCACCACCTGGAGCGCGCCGTGGCCGAGATCGCCCGCCTCGGGGCCAAGCCCGCCGTGGCCCTCAACCCGGCCACGCCCCTCTCCGCCGTGGAGTACCTGCTGCCGCAGCTCTCCATGGTGCTGGTGATGAGCGTGAACCCCGGGTTCGGCGGCCAGTCCTTCATCGGGTTCTGCATGGAGAAGATCCGCTCCCTGCGGGCCATGATCGACGCGCAGGGCGCGGAGACCCTCATCCAGGTGGACGGCGGCGTCACCCTGGAGAACTGCGCGGAGATCGTGCGGGCCGGGGCGGACGTGCTGGTGAGCGGCTCGGCCTTCTTCGGCTTCCCGCCCTATGCGGAGCGCTTCGCGGCCTTCAACCGGGCCGTGGAGGCGGGGCGCTGA
- a CDS encoding AsnC family transcriptional regulator — MDAHDRKILDIIQSGFPIEERPYAAVGEQLGLTESEVLARVRALRAKGVIRRIGANFSSGSLGWQSTLCAARVPEAQIEAFVAEVNSHQGVTHNYLRDHSFNVWFTMIAPDMAAVRATLAEITSKTGIAVLNLPAEELFKIKVDFAMEGA; from the coding sequence ATGGACGCACATGACCGCAAAATCCTGGACATCATCCAGTCCGGCTTCCCGATCGAGGAGCGGCCCTACGCCGCGGTGGGCGAACAGCTCGGCCTCACCGAATCCGAGGTGCTGGCCCGCGTGCGGGCGCTCCGGGCCAAGGGCGTCATCCGGCGCATCGGGGCCAACTTCAGCTCCGGCTCCCTGGGCTGGCAGAGCACCCTGTGCGCCGCGCGCGTGCCTGAAGCGCAGATCGAGGCCTTCGTGGCCGAGGTCAACTCCCACCAGGGCGTGACCCACAACTACCTGCGCGACCACTCCTTCAACGTCTGGTTCACCATGATCGCGCCGGACATGGCCGCCGTGCGCGCCACCCTGGCCGAGATCACCAGCAAGACCGGCATCGCCGTGCTGAACCTGCCCGCCGAGGAACTCTTCAAGATCAAGGTGGATTTCGCCATGGAGGGCGCATGA
- the ahbD gene encoding heme b synthase: protein MHPHSKGHPGPQLAGSPGAGHAGGGHPPLGHPGGHPGHGAMPKTLPNGAPPVRLVAWEITRRCNLACKHCRAEAHFEPYPGELSNAQAKALIDTFPEVGNPIIIFTGGEPLMRPDWDDLVSYANAKGLRCVMAPNGTLITAENARRMKEVGIQRCSISIDGPDPETHDEFRGEKGAFEGALRGIQHLKDAGIEFQINTTVTKSNLHNFKKIFELCESLGASAWHIFLLVPTGRATEIAAQVITAEEYETVLNWFHDFRKTTTMQLKATCAPHYYRIMRQRAKEDGVPVTPDNFGLDALTRGCLGGIGFCFISHSGTVQPCGYLELDCGNVLETPFPEIWAETQWFKKFRDQKQYGGKCGPCEYHKVCGGCRARAFTMKGDPMAPEPLCTYQPKRGGEKPEGHGGFASGGQVE, encoded by the coding sequence GTGCATCCTCATTCCAAAGGACATCCCGGCCCGCAGCTTGCCGGTTCTCCCGGCGCGGGACATGCCGGGGGCGGACACCCGCCGCTCGGCCATCCGGGCGGCCACCCCGGCCACGGCGCAATGCCCAAAACCCTGCCCAACGGCGCGCCCCCGGTGCGCCTGGTGGCCTGGGAGATCACCCGGCGCTGCAACCTGGCCTGCAAGCACTGTCGCGCCGAGGCCCACTTCGAGCCCTATCCGGGCGAGCTGAGCAACGCCCAGGCCAAGGCGCTCATCGACACCTTCCCCGAGGTCGGCAACCCCATAATCATCTTCACCGGCGGCGAGCCCCTCATGCGCCCCGACTGGGACGACCTGGTCTCCTACGCCAACGCCAAGGGCCTGCGCTGCGTCATGGCCCCCAACGGCACGCTCATCACGGCGGAGAACGCCCGGCGCATGAAGGAGGTGGGCATCCAGCGCTGCTCCATCTCCATCGACGGCCCGGACCCCGAGACCCACGACGAGTTCCGGGGCGAGAAGGGGGCCTTCGAGGGCGCGCTGCGCGGCATCCAGCACTTGAAGGACGCCGGGATCGAGTTCCAGATCAACACCACGGTCACCAAGTCCAACCTGCACAACTTCAAGAAGATCTTCGAGCTGTGCGAGTCGCTGGGCGCAAGCGCCTGGCACATCTTCCTGCTGGTGCCCACGGGCCGCGCCACGGAGATCGCCGCCCAGGTGATCACGGCCGAGGAATACGAGACCGTGCTCAACTGGTTCCACGACTTCCGCAAGACCACCACCATGCAGCTCAAAGCCACCTGCGCGCCGCACTACTACCGGATCATGCGCCAGCGCGCCAAGGAGGACGGCGTGCCCGTGACGCCCGACAACTTCGGGCTGGACGCGCTCACGCGCGGCTGCCTGGGCGGCATCGGCTTCTGCTTCATCTCGCACTCGGGCACGGTGCAGCCCTGCGGCTACCTGGAGCTGGACTGCGGCAACGTGCTGGAGACGCCCTTCCCCGAAATCTGGGCCGAGACCCAGTGGTTCAAGAAGTTCCGGGACCAGAAACAGTACGGGGGCAAGTGCGGCCCCTGCGAGTACCACAAGGTCTGCGGCGGGTGCCGGGCCAGGGCATTCACCATGAAGGGCGATCCCATGGCCCCCGAGCCGCTGTGCACCTACCAGCCCAAGCGGGGCGGGGAGAAACCCGAAGGCCACGGGGGTTTTGCCTCCGGCGGGCAAGTGGAGTAG
- the hemB gene encoding porphobilinogen synthase has protein sequence MYDFHRGRRLRRTPAMRDLVRETALTRNDLIMPYFVAETGPADMVKPIGAMPGQNQLGMKALVERVAKAVDKGLQSVILFGIPGVKDPVGSQGYAEDGVVQRAVRELKTKFPKLVVVTDVCLCEYTSHGHCGVLDEEGRVLNDPTLELLARTALSHAQAGADIVAPSDMMDGRVAAIRAVLDGNGYEEIPVMSYAVKYASAFYGPFREAAESAPKSGDRKSYQMDPANWREALREAAADVAEGADFLMVKPAGPYLDIIRLVRDNFDLPLAAYQVSGEYSMIKAAAQLGWIDEQAVMTESLVAIKRAGADLILTYFTEAMLDRL, from the coding sequence ATGTACGACTTCCATCGCGGCCGCCGCCTGCGCCGCACCCCGGCCATGCGCGACCTGGTGCGCGAGACCGCGCTCACCCGCAACGACCTCATCATGCCCTACTTCGTGGCCGAAACCGGCCCGGCGGACATGGTCAAACCCATCGGTGCCATGCCGGGCCAGAACCAGCTGGGCATGAAGGCCCTGGTGGAGCGCGTGGCCAAGGCCGTGGACAAGGGCCTGCAGTCCGTCATCCTGTTCGGCATCCCCGGCGTCAAGGACCCGGTGGGCAGCCAGGGCTACGCCGAGGACGGCGTGGTGCAGCGCGCCGTGCGCGAGCTGAAGACGAAGTTCCCCAAGCTGGTGGTGGTCACGGACGTGTGCCTCTGCGAGTACACCTCCCACGGCCACTGCGGCGTGCTGGACGAGGAGGGCAGGGTGCTCAACGACCCGACGCTCGAACTCCTGGCCCGCACCGCGCTCTCCCACGCGCAGGCAGGGGCGGACATCGTGGCCCCCTCGGACATGATGGACGGGCGCGTGGCCGCCATCCGGGCCGTGCTGGACGGCAACGGTTACGAAGAGATTCCGGTTATGTCATACGCTGTGAAGTACGCCTCCGCGTTCTACGGGCCGTTCCGCGAGGCGGCGGAGTCAGCGCCCAAGAGCGGGGACCGCAAGTCCTACCAGATGGACCCAGCCAACTGGCGCGAGGCCCTGCGCGAGGCGGCGGCGGACGTGGCCGAGGGCGCGGACTTCCTGATGGTCAAGCCGGCGGGGCCGTACCTGGACATCATCAGGCTGGTGCGCGACAACTTCGACCTGCCCCTGGCGGCCTACCAGGTCAGCGGCGAGTACTCCATGATCAAGGCGGCGGCCCAACTGGGCTGGATCGACGAGCAGGCCGTCATGACGGAGTCGCTTGTGGCCATCAAGCGCGCCGGGGCGGATTTGATTCTGACGTATTTCACCGAAGCCATGCTGGACAGGCTGTAG
- the ahbC gene encoding 12,18-didecarboxysiroheme deacetylase, producing MIGISKLYCGTVESSDALRYGRHSGKLPSHLLQFSKDKKPVVVWNMTKRCNLKCVHCYAKAIDETGKDPISTEQGKALIDDLASYGAPVMLFSGGEPLVRQDLVELAHHAVGRGMRAVISTNGTLITKQKAKELKEVGLSYVGISLDGMEEIHDKFRAVPGSFKKALQGIENCQAEGLKVGLRFTINKRNWTEVPHLFDLIRELEVPRICFYHLVYSGRGSELIKEDLDHAETRQVVDLIMDRTRQLFDAGHEKEVLTVDNHADGPHVYYRLLKEDPKRAEEVMELLQFNEGNNSGRGIGCISWDGQVHADQFWRNHTFGNVLERPFSEIWDDPNIELLAKLKNKKQYVGGRCADCRFLNICGGNFRARAEAYYGDVWAQDPACYLTDEEIKK from the coding sequence ATGATCGGCATCTCCAAGCTTTACTGCGGTACCGTGGAATCTTCCGACGCCCTGCGCTACGGACGCCACTCCGGCAAGCTGCCCTCCCACCTGCTTCAGTTCTCCAAGGACAAGAAGCCCGTGGTGGTCTGGAACATGACCAAGCGCTGCAACCTGAAGTGCGTCCACTGCTACGCCAAGGCCATCGACGAGACCGGCAAGGACCCCATCTCCACCGAGCAGGGCAAGGCCCTGATCGACGATCTGGCCTCCTACGGCGCTCCGGTCATGCTGTTCTCCGGCGGCGAGCCCCTGGTCCGGCAGGATCTGGTGGAGCTGGCCCACCACGCCGTGGGGCGCGGGATGCGCGCGGTCATCTCCACCAACGGCACGCTCATCACCAAGCAGAAGGCCAAGGAACTCAAGGAAGTGGGCCTCTCCTACGTGGGCATCTCGCTCGACGGCATGGAGGAGATCCACGACAAGTTCCGCGCCGTGCCCGGCAGCTTCAAGAAGGCCCTGCAGGGCATCGAGAACTGCCAGGCCGAGGGCCTCAAGGTGGGCCTGCGCTTCACCATCAACAAGCGCAACTGGACCGAGGTCCCCCACCTGTTCGACCTCATCCGCGAGCTTGAAGTGCCCCGCATCTGCTTCTACCACCTGGTCTACTCCGGGCGCGGCTCCGAGCTGATCAAGGAAGACCTGGACCACGCCGAGACCCGTCAGGTGGTGGACCTGATCATGGACCGCACCCGTCAGCTTTTCGACGCCGGGCATGAGAAGGAAGTCCTCACTGTGGACAACCACGCCGACGGCCCGCACGTGTACTACCGCCTGCTCAAGGAAGACCCCAAGCGCGCCGAGGAGGTCATGGAGCTGCTCCAGTTCAACGAGGGCAACAACTCCGGGCGCGGCATCGGCTGCATCTCCTGGGACGGCCAGGTCCACGCCGACCAGTTCTGGCGCAACCACACCTTCGGCAACGTGCTGGAGCGGCCCTTCTCCGAGATCTGGGACGACCCCAACATCGAGCTGCTGGCCAAGCTCAAGAACAAGAAGCAGTACGTGGGCGGCCGCTGTGCTGATTGCCGCTTCCTGAACATTTGCGGCGGCAACTTCCGCGCCCGCGCCGAAGCCTACTACGGCGACGTCTGGGCGCAGGACCCCGCCTGCTACCTGACGGACGAAGAGATCAAGAAGTAG
- a CDS encoding YIP1 family protein — protein sequence MRIVCPQCGYSRDIPEDKIPARSSIASCPKCSFRFRFRGFQAQPERQDDLAEPVYPPRPSRPAREPEPVSRPPFEARSQRLYTGEEEQPPYTQAPPRPQARWLPDPEPEPAAPAPRDLAPRETAPGAFEPQGGPYRADPADPYGASRSGAGEQDMAAPRRPFRAQAAGAQAFEPQAVVSYPPLHSPAEPEPDAVPEAHSPETRPQIHFPEPAAHEPAPVPPPAPEPEPEPVSTEHREWSLPPTSPRPEPAAENSGQGAEAAAGQPQAQAGDDSVRDIWARLQAMGAKPAAAPAPGAPRQADEARPSAPSGPETLAPWEQLEHFGVIPAFTLTAKNILANPGDFFDQLPSGTGKVRPLIFAVAVCMVTVLFGLVWNFFGLGPNLSELGRTEWFQGLGAGALGRLAWVGLAPILVTAFVFLDSALAHLLLGLLRAATKPYEDTFRVACYAGGPWLLAVLPVPYSYLIPVVLIWHMTLQAIGLKKLHGSGYPQVLAAVLVKWSMYFMASFAILHLLLTRR from the coding sequence CAAGCTGTCCCAAGTGCTCCTTCCGCTTCCGCTTCCGGGGCTTCCAGGCCCAGCCGGAGCGGCAGGACGACTTGGCGGAGCCCGTCTACCCGCCCAGGCCCTCGCGCCCGGCGCGGGAGCCCGAACCCGTGTCCCGGCCCCCGTTCGAGGCGCGCTCCCAGCGGCTCTACACCGGCGAGGAGGAGCAGCCTCCCTACACCCAGGCCCCGCCCAGGCCCCAGGCCCGCTGGCTGCCCGACCCCGAGCCCGAACCGGCGGCACCAGCCCCTCGGGATTTGGCCCCCCGCGAAACTGCTCCAGGAGCCTTCGAGCCCCAGGGCGGCCCCTATCGTGCCGACCCAGCGGACCCCTACGGAGCGTCCCGTTCCGGGGCCGGCGAGCAGGACATGGCCGCGCCGCGCCGTCCCTTCAGGGCGCAGGCCGCCGGCGCGCAGGCTTTCGAGCCCCAGGCGGTGGTGTCCTATCCGCCCTTGCACTCCCCCGCGGAGCCCGAGCCCGACGCCGTCCCGGAAGCGCACTCCCCGGAGACCCGCCCGCAGATCCATTTCCCCGAGCCTGCGGCCCATGAGCCCGCACCCGTGCCGCCTCCCGCTCCCGAACCGGAGCCGGAGCCGGTATCCACGGAGCACCGCGAGTGGAGCCTGCCGCCCACGTCCCCCAGGCCCGAGCCCGCCGCCGAGAATAGCGGGCAGGGCGCGGAGGCCGCTGCGGGCCAGCCGCAGGCCCAGGCCGGTGACGACTCCGTGCGAGACATCTGGGCCCGCCTGCAGGCCATGGGCGCCAAGCCCGCCGCGGCCCCGGCCCCCGGCGCGCCGCGCCAGGCCGACGAGGCAAGGCCCTCCGCGCCCTCCGGGCCGGAGACCCTGGCCCCCTGGGAGCAGCTGGAGCATTTCGGGGTGATCCCGGCCTTCACGCTCACGGCCAAGAACATCCTGGCCAACCCCGGCGACTTCTTCGACCAGCTGCCCTCCGGCACGGGCAAGGTGCGGCCCCTGATCTTCGCGGTGGCCGTGTGCATGGTCACGGTGCTCTTCGGGCTGGTCTGGAACTTCTTCGGTCTTGGCCCCAACCTCTCCGAGCTGGGCCGCACCGAGTGGTTCCAGGGTCTCGGCGCGGGCGCGCTGGGGCGGCTGGCCTGGGTCGGCCTGGCCCCCATCCTGGTCACGGCCTTCGTGTTCCTGGATTCGGCCCTGGCCCACCTGCTGCTGGGCTTGCTGCGCGCGGCCACCAAACCCTACGAGGACACCTTCCGCGTCGCCTGCTATGCGGGGGGGCCCTGGCTCCTGGCGGTCTTGCCTGTGCCGTATTCGTATCTTATACCTGTGGTGCTCATCTGGCACATGACCCTCCAGGCCATCGGCCTGAAGAAGCTGCACGGCTCGGGCTACCCCCAGGTGCTGGCGGCCGTGCTGGTGAAGTGGTCCATGTATTTCATGGCCTCGTTCGCCATACTGCACCTGCTGCTGACGCGCAGGTAG